A genomic stretch from Thermomonospora umbrina includes:
- a CDS encoding MarP family serine protease, with product MLGDHVLDLILLLLVGLFAVSGYRQGFIVSLLSFIGFVGGGVVGVLLAPPIAEAVVDGTSQQALLAIIIALLAATLGQLAASSLGAVLRNHVTGDNARAADAVGGALVSALSLLVVAWFFGMLMSGAKIDWLRTQVNASAVLEGVDTVMPEQSQTWFSSFQQFVDTGEFPRVFLGLGGESVVEVPPPDENVRSTPELQAAKRSIFKIVGTAPRCQRKIEGTGFVYAPERIMTNAHVVAGVHGGIDIISWDGRKQGKARVVLYDPERDIAVLHVPGFNARPLSFDGPARTRDDAVVAGFPKGHGYTADAARIRARQDANGPDIYHSGQVTREIYAIRGKVEPGNSGGPLLSPKGTVYGVIFAAALDSPATGYALTAKEVRPDADIGRTASVPVDTGACSD from the coding sequence GTGCTGGGCGACCACGTTCTTGACCTGATCCTGCTGCTGCTCGTTGGGCTCTTCGCCGTCTCGGGCTACCGGCAGGGCTTCATCGTGAGCCTGTTGAGCTTCATCGGCTTCGTCGGCGGTGGGGTGGTGGGGGTGCTGCTGGCGCCCCCGATCGCGGAGGCGGTGGTCGACGGCACCTCGCAGCAGGCGCTGCTGGCGATCATCATCGCCCTGCTGGCGGCGACCCTGGGCCAGTTGGCCGCGTCCTCGCTGGGCGCCGTCCTGCGCAACCACGTGACCGGCGACAACGCCCGCGCGGCCGACGCGGTCGGCGGGGCCCTGGTCAGCGCGCTGTCGCTGCTGGTCGTGGCCTGGTTCTTCGGGATGCTGATGTCCGGGGCCAAGATCGACTGGCTGCGCACGCAGGTGAACGCCTCCGCGGTGCTCGAGGGTGTCGACACCGTGATGCCCGAGCAGTCGCAGACCTGGTTCTCCTCGTTCCAGCAGTTCGTGGACACCGGCGAGTTCCCGAGGGTGTTCCTCGGGCTCGGCGGGGAGTCGGTGGTGGAGGTGCCCCCGCCGGACGAGAACGTCCGCAGCACCCCCGAGCTGCAGGCCGCCAAGCGCAGCATCTTCAAGATCGTGGGCACCGCGCCGCGCTGTCAGCGCAAGATCGAGGGCACCGGCTTCGTCTACGCCCCCGAGCGCATCATGACCAACGCGCACGTGGTGGCGGGGGTCCACGGCGGCATCGACATCATCTCCTGGGACGGCCGCAAGCAGGGCAAGGCCCGCGTCGTCCTGTACGACCCCGAACGCGACATCGCCGTCCTCCACGTGCCCGGCTTCAACGCCCGCCCGCTGAGCTTCGACGGCCCCGCCCGCACCCGCGACGACGCCGTCGTGGCGGGCTTCCCCAAGGGCCACGGCTACACCGCCGACGCCGCCCGCATCCGCGCCCGCCAGGACGCCAACGGCCCCGACATCTACCACTCGGGCCAGGTCACCCGCGAGATCTACGCCATCCGCGGCAAGGTCGAGCCCGGCAACTCCGGCGGCCCCCTCCTCTCCCCGAAGGGCACCGTGTACGGCGTCATCTTCGCCGCCGCCCTCGACAGCCCCGCCACCGGCTACGCCCTCACCGCCAAGGAAGTCCGCCCCGACGCCGACATAGGCCGAACCGCCTCCGTCCCCGTCGACACGGGCGCCTGCTCCGACTAG
- a CDS encoding NUDIX hydrolase, producing MTVPAFLRPPVEARPAAVLLLFGEGPDGPDVLLTQRAATLSKHAGQPAFPGGRIDPEDDGPVAAALREAYEETGLDPTGCDVVATLPELFLSFSGYRITPVAAWWREPSSVAPGHPGEVASVARVPMNELTDPANRLNVRHPSGFAGPAFRVRGMLVWGFTAMLLSSALQVGGWDRPWDTSRTEDLPPDVLALAASD from the coding sequence ATGACGGTGCCCGCGTTCCTGCGTCCGCCCGTCGAGGCGCGCCCGGCCGCGGTGCTGTTGCTGTTCGGCGAGGGGCCCGACGGTCCGGATGTGCTCCTCACCCAGCGGGCCGCCACGTTGAGCAAGCACGCCGGTCAGCCCGCGTTCCCCGGTGGGCGCATCGACCCTGAGGACGACGGGCCGGTGGCGGCGGCGCTGCGGGAGGCGTACGAGGAGACGGGGCTCGACCCGACCGGCTGTGACGTCGTGGCGACCCTTCCGGAGCTGTTCCTGTCGTTCAGCGGCTACCGCATCACGCCGGTGGCCGCTTGGTGGCGTGAGCCTTCGTCGGTCGCCCCCGGGCATCCCGGTGAGGTGGCGTCGGTCGCCCGGGTGCCCATGAACGAGCTGACGGACCCGGCCAACCGGCTGAACGTCCGGCATCCGTCCGGGTTCGCCGGCCCTGCCTTCCGGGTGCGCGGGATGCTCGTGTGGGGGTTCACGGCGATGCTGCTGAGCAGCGCGCTCCAAGTGGGCGGCTGGGATCGGCCGTGGGACACCTCCCGTACCGAGGACCTGCCGCCGGACGTTCTCGCCCTCGCCGCGAGCGACTGA
- the nth gene encoding endonuclease III, with the protein MATNTEAKAPVRRAARWRKPESRLALVRRARKMSRILAETYPDAHCELNFANPFQLLVATVLSAQTTDVRVNLTTPALFARYPTPEDLAAADPEDVEGILKPLGFFRAKTRSVMGLSAALLDRFDGEVPRTLDDLVTLPGVGRKTANVVLGNAFDVPGITVDTHFGRLSRRFGWTSETDPDKVEREIGDLIPRKEWTVLSHRLIWHGRRICHARRPACGACPLSRLCPSYGEGPTDAETAAALVRSGPFS; encoded by the coding sequence ATGGCGACGAACACGGAGGCAAAGGCTCCGGTGCGGCGGGCGGCCCGATGGCGCAAGCCCGAGAGCAGGCTGGCGCTGGTACGGCGGGCGCGGAAGATGAGCCGGATCCTGGCGGAGACGTACCCGGACGCGCATTGCGAGTTGAACTTCGCGAACCCGTTCCAGCTCCTGGTCGCCACGGTGCTGTCGGCGCAGACCACGGACGTGCGGGTGAACCTGACGACGCCCGCGCTGTTCGCCAGGTACCCGACCCCCGAGGACCTGGCCGCGGCCGACCCGGAGGACGTCGAGGGCATCCTGAAGCCGCTGGGGTTTTTCCGCGCGAAGACGCGTTCGGTCATGGGGCTTTCGGCGGCCCTCCTGGACAGGTTCGACGGTGAGGTCCCCCGGACCCTGGACGACCTGGTCACCCTGCCGGGGGTGGGCCGCAAGACCGCCAACGTGGTCCTGGGCAACGCGTTCGACGTCCCGGGGATCACCGTCGACACCCACTTCGGGCGGCTGTCCCGTCGGTTCGGCTGGACCTCGGAGACCGACCCGGACAAGGTCGAGCGCGAGATCGGCGACCTCATCCCGCGCAAGGAGTGGACGGTCCTGTCGCACCGCCTGATCTGGCACGGCCGCCGCATCTGCCATGCCCGCCGCCCCGCCTGCGGCGCGTGTCCCCTGTCCCGGCTGTGCCCGTCCTACGGCGAGGGCCCCACCGACGCGGAGACCGCCGCCGCCCTGGTCCGCTCCGGCCCGTTCTCGTGA
- a CDS encoding LLM class flavin-dependent oxidoreductase: MSEHETVFGFGAHSGITEAPELLSMARQADRDGLDLFSLSDHPYIGERLDAYAALGFILGGTRNLAGFANVTNLPTRPAPMLARTVTSLSALSDGRVVLGMGAGGRWDLISAMGVPPLSPGEAVDAFEEAIVLVKKLSGGGPPVTFHGRHYRVDEIEPAPVAAPPVWTGSVGRKSLAATGRVADGWLPGHAADWLSRRYRESRPVIDEAAAAVGRDPGEIRTVFNLPGRITDRPLPATRDRAGRWIGGSADQWVEELTTAVRDHGASGFMLFSPQGGTPDPASLGRWGGEVVPAVREALTK; the protein is encoded by the coding sequence ATGTCCGAACACGAAACCGTCTTCGGCTTCGGCGCCCACAGCGGCATCACCGAGGCCCCGGAACTGCTGAGCATGGCCCGACAGGCCGACCGCGACGGGCTCGACCTCTTCTCGCTGTCGGATCACCCCTACATCGGCGAACGCCTGGACGCCTACGCCGCCCTCGGTTTCATCCTCGGCGGCACCCGAAACCTCGCCGGCTTCGCCAACGTCACCAACCTGCCGACCCGTCCCGCGCCCATGCTCGCCCGGACGGTGACGTCGCTATCGGCGCTCTCCGACGGCCGCGTCGTCCTCGGCATGGGCGCGGGCGGACGGTGGGACCTGATCTCCGCCATGGGCGTGCCGCCGCTGTCGCCCGGCGAAGCCGTCGACGCCTTCGAGGAGGCGATCGTCCTGGTCAAGAAGCTGTCCGGGGGCGGCCCGCCGGTCACCTTCCACGGCCGCCACTACCGGGTGGACGAGATCGAGCCCGCCCCGGTGGCCGCCCCGCCCGTGTGGACCGGATCGGTCGGCCGCAAGTCCCTGGCCGCCACCGGCCGAGTGGCCGACGGCTGGCTCCCCGGCCACGCGGCCGACTGGCTCAGCAGACGCTACCGGGAGTCGCGCCCCGTCATCGACGAGGCGGCGGCCGCCGTGGGCCGCGACCCCGGCGAGATCCGCACCGTCTTCAACCTGCCCGGCCGCATCACCGACCGACCGCTGCCCGCCACCCGCGACCGCGCCGGCCGCTGGATCGGCGGCTCCGCCGACCAGTGGGTCGAGGAGCTCACCACCGCCGTACGCGACCACGGCGCCTCCGGCTTCATGCTCTTCTCACCCCAAGGCGGAACGCCGGATCCCGCCTCACTCGGCCGCTGGGGCGGCGAGGTCGTCCCCGCCGTACGCGAGGCACTGACGAAGTGA
- a CDS encoding MarR family winged helix-turn-helix transcriptional regulator, translating into MGEHEDGRMGIVTALVRSTFLVNAVYAESAREHGLTAQQGQLLCVLMAQPYGMGELGAMLRLAKSSLTGLVDRTERNGLVQRAADPRDTRAVRVALTPRGAALVEGFYAETCRRIEGLADGLDAAERGTLAALLGRVLRDNEVPAVFREPEGGPATRRT; encoded by the coding sequence GTGGGCGAGCATGAGGACGGCCGGATGGGAATCGTGACCGCCTTGGTGCGGTCCACGTTCCTGGTGAACGCCGTGTACGCCGAGTCGGCCCGTGAGCATGGGCTGACCGCGCAGCAGGGGCAGTTGCTGTGCGTGTTGATGGCGCAGCCGTACGGCATGGGCGAGCTTGGGGCGATGCTGCGGCTGGCCAAGTCGAGCCTGACCGGCCTGGTCGACCGTACGGAACGGAACGGCCTGGTCCAACGCGCGGCGGACCCACGGGACACGCGCGCCGTGCGGGTCGCGCTCACTCCGCGGGGCGCCGCGCTCGTCGAGGGGTTCTACGCCGAGACCTGCCGGCGGATCGAAGGGCTGGCGGACGGTCTGGACGCCGCCGAACGCGGGACGCTCGCCGCCCTGCTCGGCCGCGTCCTGCGGGACAACGAGGTCCCGGCCGTCTTCCGCGAGCCGGAGGGAGGGCCCGCCACCCGCAGGACCTGA
- a CDS encoding HEAT repeat domain-containing protein — translation MIGVGTTSGRPDVARPALTSLATAGASAVHPALRHGHPAIRVAAAGALATVGEHGDLPRLSALLADDDPWVRAAAARALGVLGDRRAIDHLHRARHDERVDGHTTRDARRMLGT, via the coding sequence GTGATCGGCGTCGGGACGACGTCGGGTCGTCCGGACGTGGCCCGGCCCGCGCTCACCTCCTTGGCGACCGCCGGAGCGTCCGCCGTCCATCCCGCGCTCCGGCACGGGCATCCCGCCATCCGGGTCGCCGCCGCCGGCGCTTTGGCGACCGTCGGAGAGCACGGCGACCTCCCACGGCTCTCGGCCCTGCTCGCCGACGACGACCCGTGGGTACGGGCCGCCGCCGCCCGCGCCCTCGGCGTGCTCGGCGATCGGCGTGCCATCGACCACCTTCACCGCGCACGCCACGACGAGCGCGTCGACGGACACACCACACGCGACGCGCGACGAATGCTCGGGACCTGA
- a CDS encoding acyltransferase family protein, producing the protein MISPGEGSVAGSSAGGSRLGVAEAPTAPEAPTASEGPGASEGPRRDRPGGARLAWLDALRGIGALLVVFEHLAHVYLPEVRTAISGWFVPGTWGVFVFFLVSGYIVPASLERTRSVRGFWISRLFRLYPLWAAVVALALGLALAGLQPHTRSMLDGADPAATAFAHLAMLQTLLASPSAVYVMWSLAFEMAFYLLVVALFALRSHHRSAPIAVGLAVAAVAFGGVLPSNGLSRAGGTTLVAVLGTVLAIVAIAGAMSGRRRIALAGALLGGLLAVLLFGFNGTSKPWEGITMLAVMFLGTVVYRVEHGQIRRRTAVVAVVAVLGCAMLTGVLHVADTVDTAARLPYQREWAVTVLLAALTFAAGVALRHRRLPKALTLLGVLSYSLYLLHPVLLEAHVAMFDGSRRNDWVMAVGFLCVLVPVCWLTQRYIEAPAQRLGRRVRNAVDRPR; encoded by the coding sequence GTGATTTCACCCGGTGAGGGCTCCGTGGCGGGGTCGAGTGCGGGCGGGTCTCGGCTCGGCGTCGCGGAGGCCCCGACGGCTCCCGAGGCCCCGACGGCTTCCGAGGGCCCGGGGGCTTCCGAGGGCCCGCGTCGGGACCGTCCCGGAGGTGCCCGTCTGGCCTGGCTCGACGCCTTGCGCGGCATCGGGGCCCTGCTGGTGGTCTTCGAGCACCTCGCCCATGTCTATCTGCCGGAGGTCCGCACGGCGATCTCCGGCTGGTTCGTTCCGGGGACCTGGGGCGTCTTCGTGTTCTTCCTCGTCAGCGGCTACATCGTTCCCGCCTCCCTGGAACGGACCCGCAGCGTCCGCGGCTTCTGGATCAGTCGCCTGTTCCGGCTGTATCCGCTGTGGGCGGCGGTCGTCGCATTGGCGCTCGGGCTGGCCCTCGCGGGGCTGCAGCCGCACACCCGCTCGATGCTGGACGGGGCCGATCCGGCGGCCACGGCGTTCGCGCATCTGGCCATGCTGCAGACCCTGCTCGCCAGCCCCAGCGCCGTCTACGTCATGTGGTCGCTGGCCTTCGAGATGGCGTTCTATCTGCTGGTCGTGGCCCTGTTCGCGCTCCGTTCGCACCACCGGTCGGCGCCGATCGCCGTGGGGCTGGCGGTGGCCGCGGTGGCGTTCGGCGGGGTGCTGCCGTCCAACGGACTGTCGCGTGCGGGGGGGACCACGCTCGTCGCGGTGCTGGGCACCGTTCTGGCGATCGTCGCGATCGCGGGCGCCATGAGCGGCCGTCGGAGGATCGCCCTGGCGGGGGCGCTGCTGGGCGGGCTGTTGGCCGTTCTGCTGTTCGGCTTCAACGGCACCAGCAAGCCCTGGGAGGGGATCACCATGCTCGCGGTGATGTTCCTGGGGACCGTCGTCTATCGGGTCGAGCACGGTCAGATCCGCCGAAGGACGGCCGTCGTGGCCGTGGTCGCGGTGCTGGGCTGCGCGATGCTCACCGGCGTGCTGCACGTCGCCGACACGGTGGACACTGCGGCCAGGCTGCCCTACCAGCGGGAATGGGCGGTGACGGTGCTGCTGGCCGCGCTCACCTTCGCGGCGGGCGTGGCCCTGCGGCACCGGCGGCTGCCGAAGGCGCTCACCCTCCTCGGCGTGCTGAGCTACTCGCTCTATCTGCTGCACCCCGTGCTGCTCGAAGCCCATGTGGCGATGTTCGACGGCTCCCGGCGCAACGACTGGGTGATGGCGGTGGGCTTCCTGTGCGTTCTGGTGCCCGTCTGCTGGCTGACCCAGCGGTACATCGAGGCACCGGCACAACGCCTGGGACGCCGTGTCCGGAACGCGGTCGACCGCCCACGGTGA
- a CDS encoding Crp/Fnr family transcriptional regulator, whose protein sequence is MTDRDVDVLSRAPLFEALDDQGAKALRANVTEVRLARGQTLFNEGEVGDRLYVVLEGKIKLTRTAPDGRENLLSVLGPSEMFGELSLFDPRPRTASAIAVTECRLAGLGHDDLRPWLTGHPEVAVHLLRALAQRLRKTNDVMADLVFTDVPGRVAKALLDLAERFGQPSDVGLHVHHDLTQEELAQLVGASRETVNKALADFAARSWLRIEARAVVILDIERLRKRSR, encoded by the coding sequence GTGACCGACCGCGACGTGGACGTTCTGAGCAGGGCCCCGCTCTTCGAGGCGCTCGATGACCAGGGAGCCAAGGCCCTGCGGGCCAATGTGACCGAGGTGCGGCTGGCCCGCGGCCAGACGCTCTTCAACGAGGGCGAGGTGGGGGATCGGCTCTATGTCGTCCTCGAGGGCAAGATCAAGCTGACCCGGACCGCCCCGGACGGACGCGAGAACCTGTTGAGCGTCCTGGGTCCGAGCGAGATGTTCGGCGAGCTGTCGCTGTTCGACCCCCGGCCGCGCACCGCCAGCGCCATCGCGGTGACCGAGTGCCGGTTGGCGGGTCTGGGGCACGACGACCTGCGGCCGTGGCTGACCGGCCACCCCGAGGTGGCGGTGCATCTGCTGCGGGCCCTGGCCCAGCGGCTGCGCAAGACCAACGACGTGATGGCCGACCTGGTCTTCACCGACGTGCCGGGCCGGGTGGCCAAGGCGCTGCTGGACCTGGCCGAGCGCTTCGGCCAGCCGTCCGACGTGGGTCTGCACGTGCACCACGACCTGACGCAGGAGGAGCTGGCCCAGCTCGTCGGAGCCTCCCGGGAGACCGTCAACAAGGCGCTGGCCGACTTCGCCGCCCGCAGTTGGCTGCGGATCGAGGCCCGCGCCGTGGTGATCCTGGACATCGAACGGCTCCGCAAGCGCTCTC